A section of the Enterobacter sp. C2 genome encodes:
- a CDS encoding FliM/FliN family flagellar motor switch protein translates to MLKYSQTAGVAHLDSHRLGRPYHRLPGLFTSKFDTLEARVGNYFLKKHRSSLSLKKIACTADIKNKHADLLISEMGHLAFDIDRPLLLTILNNFYGLESSENTRSHAERLPTKTEARLRTRLALDLCQILFHQEAWGLPLRVKTDNSTIISQWAYQITFTLGDEANSSFYILLDNAHTDCFLNMLRQKERPQSENSDLDRKKRDRAVVARLIETLPLSLNVKIAGLDMDVASLTAIKPGDIFPLTLPDTFPVFIGQSTLFHALIVEENDRLYLSDITPTVSETSYE, encoded by the coding sequence ATGCTGAAGTACAGCCAAACCGCTGGAGTAGCTCATCTTGACAGCCATCGCCTTGGCCGCCCATACCATCGCTTACCTGGCCTGTTTACGAGTAAGTTTGACACTCTGGAAGCACGGGTGGGCAACTACTTTCTGAAAAAGCACCGTTCAAGTTTGTCGTTAAAAAAAATAGCGTGCACGGCTGATATTAAGAATAAGCATGCCGATCTTTTAATATCGGAAATGGGGCATCTGGCGTTTGATATAGACCGACCGCTTCTGTTAACCATTCTCAATAATTTTTACGGCCTTGAAAGCAGCGAAAATACGCGCAGCCACGCTGAACGGTTGCCAACAAAAACCGAGGCGCGTTTGCGCACCCGACTGGCGCTGGATCTGTGTCAGATTCTTTTTCACCAGGAGGCGTGGGGGTTACCGCTACGCGTAAAAACAGATAACAGCACCATTATCAGCCAGTGGGCTTACCAAATTACCTTTACGTTAGGTGACGAGGCCAACAGCAGCTTTTACATCCTGTTAGACAACGCGCATACCGACTGTTTTCTGAATATGCTGCGTCAAAAGGAGCGGCCTCAGAGCGAAAACAGCGATCTTGACCGCAAAAAAAGAGACCGCGCCGTCGTAGCCAGGCTTATCGAGACGCTGCCGCTGAGCCTGAATGTCAAAATTGCCGGGTTAGACATGGACGTGGCCTCGCTGACCGCCATTAAACCTGGGGACATTTTCCCGCTTACGTTACCCGACACCTTCCCGGTCTTTATTGGGCAATCGACGCTGTTTCACGCGCTGATTGTTGAAGAGAACGACAGACTCTATCTGTCTGATATTACGCCTACTGTTTCTGAGACGTCCTATGAATAA
- the flhB gene encoding flagellar biosynthesis protein FlhB has protein sequence MADGASEEKTEKPSAQKRRKARQEGQIPRSKDMGLAASLLAAFIVVSNSFHWYRDFVQEAFLTVYQYGQHVGDPEILGQFLQHNLLILLKFILTLTPMPLAALIASLIPGGWIFSLKKIFPDLSKISPLKGIGRLFSSEQVIDVGKMMIKSLLVLLLLAVSVRRHFTAFLDLQTRYFAPAVSEGLSLYQDVMLNLVMLFILFAIFDIPLAKHMFTKGLKMTRQEVKDEYKNQEGSPEIKARVRRLQRQMALRQIRRVVPKADVVIANPTHFAVALQYDQARAAAPFVVAKGTDEVARYIREVAEEHHIEVVEFPKLARAVYYTTQVNQQIPYQLFRAIAHVLTYVLQLKSWRAGSQTQPVLNRHLSIPNEVLKQDAETD, from the coding sequence ATGGCTGACGGGGCAAGTGAAGAGAAGACCGAAAAGCCCTCGGCGCAGAAGCGGCGTAAGGCGCGGCAAGAGGGGCAGATCCCGCGCTCTAAGGATATGGGGCTTGCCGCCAGCCTGCTGGCCGCGTTTATCGTGGTCAGCAACAGCTTTCACTGGTATCGCGACTTTGTCCAGGAAGCCTTTCTGACCGTGTATCAGTACGGGCAGCACGTCGGCGACCCCGAGATTCTGGGTCAGTTTCTTCAGCACAACCTGCTGATATTGCTTAAATTTATTCTCACGCTAACACCCATGCCGCTGGCAGCGCTGATCGCCTCCCTCATCCCCGGCGGCTGGATCTTTTCGTTAAAAAAGATCTTCCCCGATCTCAGCAAAATCAGTCCGCTAAAAGGTATAGGCCGCCTCTTCTCCAGTGAGCAGGTTATCGACGTTGGCAAGATGATGATAAAAAGCCTGCTGGTTCTGCTGCTGCTCGCGGTCAGCGTACGCCGTCACTTCACCGCTTTTCTCGATCTGCAAACCCGCTACTTTGCGCCTGCGGTTAGCGAGGGTCTGTCGCTCTATCAGGACGTCATGTTGAACCTCGTGATGCTGTTTATCCTGTTTGCCATTTTTGATATCCCCCTGGCTAAACATATGTTTACCAAAGGATTGAAAATGACCAGGCAGGAGGTGAAGGACGAGTACAAAAATCAGGAGGGCAGCCCGGAGATCAAAGCCAGAGTGCGCCGCCTGCAGCGGCAGATGGCTCTGCGGCAGATCCGCCGCGTAGTACCTAAAGCTGACGTGGTGATTGCTAACCCTACGCATTTCGCGGTGGCGTTACAGTACGACCAGGCGCGGGCGGCGGCCCCCTTTGTGGTGGCCAAAGGCACCGATGAGGTGGCGCGTTATATTCGCGAGGTGGCCGAGGAGCATCACATTGAAGTGGTGGAGTTTCCCAAACTGGCTCGTGCGGTCTACTACACCACCCAGGTTAACCAGCAGATCCCTTATCAACTTTTTCGCGCGATCGCTCACGTCCTGACCTATGTCCTGCAGCTGAAATCCTGGCGGGCAGGCAGCCAGACGCAGCCCGTGCTTAACCGTCATCTTTCCATTCCGAACGAGGTCCTGAAGCAGGATGCAGAAACAGATTAA
- a CDS encoding flagellar hook-basal body complex protein FliE codes for MPENAPLSGVSFHQVMRDALEHVDSLQHAASAQQSAVSSGQSDDLVGALLASQQASLSFSALVQVRNKVASGVNDLMNMSI; via the coding sequence ATGCCTGAAAACGCGCCTCTCTCAGGCGTGAGCTTTCATCAGGTAATGCGTGATGCGCTCGAACATGTAGATAGCCTGCAGCACGCCGCCAGCGCCCAGCAGAGCGCGGTCAGCAGCGGCCAGAGTGACGATCTGGTGGGGGCCCTGCTGGCCAGCCAGCAGGCGTCCCTGTCGTTCTCGGCGCTTGTTCAGGTCAGAAATAAGGTGGCGAGCGGCGTTAACGATCTCATGAACATGTCCATATAA
- a CDS encoding FliM/FliN family flagellar motor switch protein, with translation MNNHTDPLDQGFELAGESDAPSATAPAQGAHALADSMALLKRIPVTLTLEVSSVEVMLADLLNIDDDTVIELNKLAGEPLDIKVNNILLGKAEVVVVNEKYGLRVIEFNTRDINELTS, from the coding sequence ATGAATAACCATACCGATCCCCTTGACCAGGGCTTTGAATTAGCCGGTGAGAGTGATGCCCCGTCGGCCACCGCCCCCGCTCAGGGCGCGCACGCATTAGCTGACTCCATGGCGCTGCTTAAACGCATTCCCGTCACGCTAACGCTGGAGGTCTCCTCGGTTGAGGTGATGCTTGCCGACCTGCTGAATATTGATGACGACACGGTTATCGAACTCAATAAGCTCGCCGGAGAGCCGCTGGATATTAAGGTAAACAATATCCTGCTGGGCAAAGCCGAAGTGGTGGTGGTCAATGAAAAATATGGTCTGCGGGTCATTGAGTTTAACACTCGCGACATTAACGAACTGACATCATGA
- the motA gene encoding flagellar motor stator protein MotA, with amino-acid sequence MQKILGLLIILGCVFGGYFVEGGQLVAIWQPAEIMIIIGAGVGSMIIANPLHVLREIAHQIKGVIGKKKLGAEFQRQLLMCLYELLEMVQTGGLRMLDQHIEQPEESTIFQKFPLILKQKRLVMFIADNFRLMAMGKIDAHELEGILDQELETIEEELLTPSRSLQRTAEAMPGFGICAAVLGIIITMQSIDGSIALIGLKVAAALVGTFLGVFFCYCFMDPLANAMEQQARAEHSLLECVRTVLVAQAGGKPTLLAVDAGRKLLHLASKPTFANLDAWVNAMLEEEE; translated from the coding sequence ATGCAAAAAATATTAGGATTATTAATTATATTGGGCTGCGTTTTTGGGGGCTATTTTGTTGAGGGTGGTCAACTGGTGGCTATTTGGCAGCCTGCGGAAATTATGATCATTATCGGCGCAGGTGTCGGGTCCATGATTATTGCCAACCCATTACATGTGCTGCGTGAAATAGCCCATCAGATTAAAGGCGTGATCGGCAAGAAAAAGCTTGGGGCTGAATTTCAGCGTCAGCTTTTAATGTGCCTGTATGAGCTGCTTGAAATGGTACAAACCGGCGGGTTACGCATGCTCGATCAGCATATTGAGCAGCCGGAGGAGAGCACCATATTTCAGAAATTCCCGCTGATTCTTAAACAGAAGCGGCTGGTGATGTTTATCGCCGATAATTTTCGCCTGATGGCGATGGGAAAAATCGACGCCCATGAGCTGGAAGGGATCCTCGATCAGGAGTTGGAGACCATTGAGGAGGAGCTGCTTACCCCCTCACGCTCGCTGCAGCGGACGGCAGAAGCGATGCCGGGGTTTGGTATCTGCGCGGCGGTGCTGGGGATCATCATTACGATGCAATCCATTGACGGCTCGATTGCGTTGATTGGCCTGAAAGTGGCCGCTGCGCTGGTGGGGACCTTTCTGGGCGTCTTCTTTTGCTACTGTTTTATGGATCCGCTGGCCAATGCGATGGAGCAGCAGGCGCGCGCCGAGCACTCTCTGCTGGAGTGCGTCCGCACCGTGCTGGTGGCACAGGCCGGAGGCAAGCCGACGCTGTTAGCGGTAGATGCGGGTCGCAAGCTGCTACATCTGGCCTCGAAGCCCACCTTTGCCAACCTTGATGCCTGGGTTAACGCCATGCTGGAGGAGGAGGAGTAA
- the fliP gene encoding flagellar type III secretion system pore protein FliP (The bacterial flagellar biogenesis protein FliP forms a type III secretion system (T3SS)-type pore required for flagellar assembly.), translated as MIRPLCLLLAASTLLIVSPAVLAQGGDISLFHVVNHGDTQEYSVKIQILILMTLVGLLPTLLLMMTCFTRFIIVLSLLRQALGLQQTPPNRILIGIALVLTLLVMRPIWLTIYERAVVPFEQDEITLPQALETASVPLKRFMLAQTSKKAMAQIMTIANARGDAAQQDLLIVVPAYMLSELKTAFQIGFMIYIPFLVIDLIVASVLMAMGMMMLSPLIVSLPFKLMVFVLIDGWSLTVGTLTDSIRGLGLGL; from the coding sequence ATGATACGTCCGCTCTGCCTGCTGCTGGCGGCAAGTACGCTGCTGATCGTCTCTCCTGCCGTCCTGGCGCAGGGGGGTGATATCTCGCTGTTCCACGTCGTCAACCATGGCGATACGCAAGAGTACAGCGTCAAGATCCAGATCCTCATTCTCATGACGCTGGTGGGTCTGCTGCCCACCCTGCTCCTGATGATGACCTGCTTCACGCGGTTTATCATTGTGCTCTCGCTGCTGCGTCAGGCGCTGGGGCTACAGCAGACGCCGCCGAACCGTATTCTTATTGGTATTGCGCTGGTGTTAACGCTGCTGGTGATGCGACCCATCTGGCTGACTATCTATGAGCGTGCAGTCGTGCCCTTTGAGCAGGATGAGATAACGCTGCCCCAGGCGCTAGAGACCGCCAGCGTGCCGCTCAAGCGCTTTATGCTGGCGCAAACCAGTAAAAAGGCGATGGCGCAGATCATGACTATTGCTAACGCCAGAGGCGACGCGGCGCAGCAGGATCTGTTGATCGTGGTACCGGCCTATATGCTCAGCGAGCTGAAAACCGCGTTTCAGATTGGCTTTATGATCTACATCCCTTTTCTGGTGATCGATCTGATCGTCGCCAGCGTGCTGATGGCGATGGGGATGATGATGCTTTCACCGCTGATCGTCTCTCTGCCGTTTAAGCTGATGGTTTTCGTGCTGATTGACGGCTGGTCGCTTACCGTCGGCACGCTGACGGACAGCATTCGCGGGCTGGGGCTAGGATTATGA
- the flhA gene encoding flagellar biosynthesis protein FlhA: MQKQIKYALTALRRSQPGVPLLLLAILAMVILPLPPMLLDALFTFNIVLAVLVLLVSVSTKRPLDFSLFPTVLLITTLMRLTLNVASTRVVLLYGHEGIGAAGKVIESFGQVVIGGNFVVGFVVFIILMIINFIVVTKGAERISEVSARFTLDAMPGKQMAIDADLNAGLINQTQAQARRKEVTSEADFYGAMDGASKFVRGDAIAGMLILAINLIGGVCIGIFKYDLSAEAAFQQYVLMTIGDGLVAQIPSLLLSTAAAIIVTRVSDSGDISSAVKTQLLASPSTIYTASGVMFVLAIVPGMPHLPFLLFSALLAFTGWRQSKRPQAAQTDEKSLATLSKALTETHEQQVSWETIPLIEPVSLSLGYRLVSLLDKANGSPLTQRIRGLRQALSETNGLLLPEIRIRENFRLKPTQYAIYINGIKADSGDIPADRLMALPSAETYGEIDGTPGVDPAYGMPITWITAAQKTKALNLGYQVIDSASIIATHLNKVVTRFIPDLFNYDDVTQLHNRLASLAPRLAEDLGSALNYSQVLKVYRALLTERVSLRDIVTIATVLVASSAVTKDPILLVSDVRLALRRSITHGLVRDGELAVYTLNNELENLLIGVVNQAQQSGKVMLDSVPLDPNMLSQFQQNMPQVHEQMKAAGSEPVLLVAPQLRPLLARYARLFASGLQVLSYNEVPDELEIKILGTLS; this comes from the coding sequence ATGCAGAAACAGATTAAATACGCGCTGACGGCGCTGCGCCGCAGCCAGCCCGGCGTTCCGTTACTTCTCCTGGCAATTCTGGCAATGGTGATCCTGCCCCTGCCGCCGATGCTGCTGGACGCCCTATTCACCTTCAACATCGTGCTGGCTGTGCTGGTGCTGCTGGTCAGCGTTTCGACCAAAAGGCCGCTGGACTTCAGCCTGTTCCCAACGGTACTGCTGATTACCACCTTGATGCGTCTGACCCTTAACGTCGCCTCTACCCGCGTGGTGCTGCTGTACGGCCACGAGGGGATCGGCGCGGCAGGGAAAGTGATTGAGTCCTTTGGCCAGGTAGTGATCGGCGGCAACTTTGTGGTGGGGTTCGTCGTCTTTATCATCCTGATGATCATCAACTTCATTGTGGTGACTAAGGGTGCGGAGCGTATCTCCGAGGTATCGGCGCGCTTTACCCTGGACGCCATGCCGGGTAAGCAGATGGCGATTGACGCCGATCTCAACGCCGGGCTGATTAACCAGACCCAAGCGCAGGCCCGGCGTAAAGAGGTCACCAGCGAGGCGGATTTCTATGGCGCAATGGACGGTGCCTCGAAGTTCGTGCGCGGTGATGCCATCGCCGGGATGCTGATTCTGGCCATCAACCTGATTGGCGGCGTCTGCATCGGCATTTTTAAATACGACCTTAGCGCCGAGGCGGCTTTCCAGCAGTATGTGCTGATGACCATCGGCGACGGGCTGGTAGCGCAGATCCCCTCCCTGCTGTTGTCCACCGCGGCGGCGATTATCGTGACCCGCGTCAGCGACAGCGGGGATATCTCCAGCGCCGTTAAAACGCAGCTGCTGGCCTCGCCGTCGACGATCTACACCGCTAGCGGCGTGATGTTCGTGCTAGCCATCGTCCCGGGAATGCCACATCTGCCTTTCCTGCTCTTCTCTGCCCTGCTCGCCTTTACCGGCTGGCGGCAGAGCAAACGACCGCAGGCGGCGCAAACAGATGAGAAGAGCCTTGCCACATTGAGCAAGGCGCTGACGGAAACGCATGAGCAACAGGTCAGCTGGGAGACGATCCCGCTGATTGAGCCGGTCAGCCTGAGCCTTGGCTACCGGCTGGTCTCTCTGCTGGACAAAGCCAACGGCAGCCCGCTGACCCAGCGCATACGCGGCCTCCGCCAGGCGCTCTCCGAGACCAACGGCCTGCTGCTGCCGGAGATCCGTATCCGCGAGAACTTTCGCCTGAAGCCGACCCAGTACGCTATCTATATCAACGGCATAAAAGCCGACAGCGGCGATATTCCCGCAGACAGGCTCATGGCGCTGCCCTCTGCGGAAACCTACGGTGAAATTGACGGTACGCCGGGAGTCGATCCGGCTTACGGGATGCCCATCACCTGGATCACCGCTGCGCAAAAAACCAAAGCGCTCAATCTGGGTTATCAGGTTATCGACTCGGCGAGCATTATCGCCACCCACCTCAACAAAGTGGTCACCCGCTTTATTCCCGACCTGTTTAACTATGATGATGTGACCCAGCTGCATAACCGGCTTGCCTCGTTGGCCCCCAGGCTGGCGGAGGATTTAGGTAGCGCGCTGAACTACAGCCAGGTGTTAAAGGTCTACCGGGCGCTGCTTACCGAGCGTGTCTCCCTGCGCGATATTGTGACCATTGCCACCGTGCTGGTGGCCAGCAGCGCGGTGACTAAAGATCCGATTTTGCTGGTATCGGATGTGCGCCTAGCCCTGCGCCGCAGCATTACTCACGGACTGGTGCGCGATGGGGAGCTGGCGGTCTATACGTTGAATAACGAGCTGGAGAATTTGCTGATTGGGGTCGTCAACCAGGCACAGCAGAGCGGGAAAGTCATGCTCGACAGCGTGCCGCTCGATCCCAATATGCTGAGCCAGTTCCAGCAAAATATGCCTCAGGTGCATGAGCAGATGAAGGCGGCGGGCAGCGAGCCGGTGCTGCTGGTTGCTCCGCAGCTGCGTCCGCTGCTGGCCCGCTATGCAAGGCTGTTTGCCAGCGGCCTGCAGGTGCTCTCCTATAACGAGGTGCCGGACGAGCTGGAGATAAAAATCCTGGGGACGCTCAGCTAG
- the lafU gene encoding putative lateral flagellar export/assembly protein LafU: MATANRRDRGKKTTIIRRQIKKSHAGHHGGAWKVAFADFTLAMMALFMTLWIVNSVSQSDREEIVAALHGQSIFFGGGIVAPLSHLPQKMAGSADGRSYEQAQTVSKERLARRAEADLKKTQEASSAAMRMRQKSAQELGELANSINEIALKAHMESNLEMEIVPQGLRILIKDNQKRSMFERGSASIMPFFRSLLTELTPIFNSLDNKLIITGHTDAMGYKSAGYNNWNLSGDRALSARRVMEQAGMPGDKVMQVSAMADRMLLDAHNPEGANNRRIEIMVLTHTAADTLYQFFGAQGEKIVKPLVSKLEHAPSPQATDVPR, translated from the coding sequence ATGGCGACCGCAAATCGACGCGATCGGGGCAAAAAGACCACCATCATTCGTCGCCAGATCAAAAAAAGCCATGCCGGGCACCACGGCGGCGCCTGGAAAGTCGCTTTTGCCGACTTTACCCTTGCCATGATGGCGCTGTTTATGACCCTGTGGATTGTCAACAGCGTCAGCCAATCCGACCGGGAAGAGATTGTGGCCGCGCTGCATGGACAGTCTATTTTCTTCGGCGGTGGAATAGTGGCTCCGCTGAGCCATCTTCCGCAAAAGATGGCGGGCTCTGCCGATGGGCGCAGTTATGAGCAGGCGCAGACCGTTAGCAAAGAGCGGCTTGCGCGCCGCGCCGAAGCGGATCTGAAGAAGACGCAGGAGGCCAGCAGTGCGGCAATGCGCATGAGACAAAAATCGGCGCAGGAGCTGGGGGAGCTCGCCAACAGCATCAACGAGATTGCCCTGAAGGCGCATATGGAGAGCAATCTTGAGATGGAAATCGTTCCCCAGGGGCTGCGTATTTTAATCAAGGATAATCAGAAGCGCAGCATGTTTGAACGCGGCAGCGCCTCCATTATGCCGTTCTTCCGATCGCTGCTGACCGAGTTGACGCCCATCTTCAACTCGCTGGATAACAAGCTGATTATCACCGGCCATACCGACGCGATGGGCTATAAAAGCGCCGGGTACAACAACTGGAACCTCTCCGGGGATCGCGCTCTTTCAGCCCGCCGCGTCATGGAGCAGGCAGGCATGCCGGGGGATAAAGTGATGCAGGTCAGCGCGATGGCCGATCGTATGCTGCTGGATGCCCACAACCCAGAGGGTGCAAACAACCGACGGATTGAGATCATGGTCTTAACCCATACGGCGGCCGACACGCTCTATCAATTCTTCGGCGCGCAGGGCGAGAAGATTGTTAAGCCGCTGGTCAGCAAGCTGGAGCACGCCCCTTCACCTCAGGCAACAGATGTGCCTCGCTAA
- the fliR gene encoding flagellar biosynthetic protein FliR, translating to MSQLDVIQFSHLALGLWYPFVRIMAFLQYGPIFDSKAFSVRIRILIALALAVILTPLVNPPVPQGLLNLHTIILTVEQILWGVLFGLMMQFIYLTLQLAGQILSFNMGMSMAVMNDPNSGASTTVLAEFIYIYAAILFFAMDGHLLLVSILYKGFIYWPPGSALLPQTLRSVALALGWVFSSAMLLALPATFIMLIVQGGFGLLNRISPALNLYSLGFPIAMLAGLICFAALLSALPDHYLQLVNRVLAVFDALRRTHG from the coding sequence ATGAGCCAGCTTGACGTCATCCAGTTCAGCCACCTGGCGCTGGGACTATGGTATCCCTTCGTCCGCATCATGGCTTTTCTCCAGTATGGGCCGATTTTTGACAGCAAAGCCTTCAGCGTGCGCATCCGTATTCTCATTGCCCTGGCGCTGGCCGTTATCCTGACCCCGCTGGTAAATCCGCCCGTGCCCCAGGGGCTGCTGAACCTGCATACGATTATTCTTACCGTCGAGCAGATCCTCTGGGGCGTGCTGTTTGGCCTGATGATGCAGTTTATCTACCTGACGCTGCAGCTCGCCGGGCAGATCCTCTCCTTCAATATGGGCATGAGCATGGCGGTGATGAACGATCCCAACAGCGGCGCGTCAACCACCGTGCTGGCGGAATTTATCTACATCTATGCCGCGATCCTCTTCTTTGCGATGGATGGGCATCTGCTGCTGGTCAGCATTCTCTATAAAGGTTTTATCTACTGGCCGCCCGGTAGCGCGCTGCTGCCGCAAACCCTGCGCAGCGTCGCTCTCGCGCTGGGTTGGGTATTCTCCTCTGCGATGCTGCTGGCGCTGCCCGCTACCTTTATCATGCTGATCGTTCAGGGCGGATTTGGCCTGCTTAACCGTATCTCCCCGGCGTTGAATCTCTATTCGCTGGGCTTTCCCATTGCCATGCTGGCCGGGCTTATCTGCTTTGCCGCCCTGCTCTCTGCGTTACCGGACCACTATTTACAGTTGGTTAACCGGGTTCTGGCGGTGTTTGATGCCCTGCGGAGGACGCATGGCTGA
- a CDS encoding C40 family peptidase, with protein sequence MCLAKPLFVGLLATAFVAALFPAGTAAKSTPHQRMQNRLQLAKVKAKRPPSTPVIRGNGKAKATLRAQNRALLQRHPEWFATPLMTGGLHLQSVVERAIGRLQAQLGKPYVWGGETPEEGFDCSGLIFYAFNPLLAAKLPRTANEMYHYRQALDIADNDLRRGDLLFFGIHSRDKADHVGVYLGNNRFIESPRTGEQIRISHLTDAFWQKHYLGGKRVLLNSTVHAPG encoded by the coding sequence ATGTGCCTCGCTAAGCCGCTGTTTGTTGGCCTACTCGCTACCGCTTTCGTCGCGGCGTTGTTTCCGGCCGGCACAGCGGCAAAATCGACGCCTCACCAACGAATGCAAAACCGTCTGCAATTGGCGAAGGTAAAGGCGAAACGGCCTCCCTCCACGCCGGTGATCCGCGGCAACGGCAAGGCGAAAGCCACCCTGCGGGCACAGAACCGTGCCCTTTTGCAACGTCACCCCGAGTGGTTCGCCACACCACTCATGACAGGTGGCCTGCATCTTCAGTCAGTAGTTGAGAGAGCGATAGGCCGCTTACAGGCGCAGCTTGGCAAGCCTTACGTTTGGGGAGGTGAAACGCCGGAGGAGGGCTTTGATTGCAGCGGGCTGATCTTCTACGCCTTTAACCCGCTGCTGGCGGCGAAGCTGCCACGGACCGCCAATGAGATGTATCACTACCGACAGGCGCTAGACATCGCAGATAACGATCTCAGACGCGGCGATCTGCTCTTCTTTGGTATTCACTCCCGTGATAAAGCCGACCATGTTGGCGTCTATCTCGGCAACAACCGCTTTATCGAGTCGCCCCGCACCGGCGAGCAGATCCGCATTAGTCATCTCACGGACGCGTTCTGGCAGAAACACTACCTGGGCGGTAAGCGCGTTCTGCTGAACAGCACCGTGCACGCGCCGGGCTAG
- a CDS encoding flagellar biosynthetic protein FliQ: MLTVDTAADLVASGIKIVIMLVSVLVVPSLLVGLCVSIFQAVTQINEQTLSFLPRLIVTLIVLAVCGKWMIVQLSDLCTHLFAQAALMVS; encoded by the coding sequence ATGCTGACCGTCGATACCGCCGCCGATCTTGTCGCCAGCGGCATTAAGATCGTGATTATGCTGGTCTCGGTGCTGGTGGTTCCCAGCCTGCTAGTGGGCCTGTGCGTGAGTATCTTCCAGGCCGTGACCCAGATTAACGAACAGACGCTCAGCTTCCTGCCAAGGCTTATCGTTACGCTGATCGTACTCGCCGTCTGCGGGAAGTGGATGATCGTACAGCTTAGCGATCTCTGTACGCATCTCTTCGCCCAGGCCGCGTTGATGGTGAGCTAA
- a CDS encoding sigma-54 dependent transcriptional regulator yields the protein MPTFIAQAPASIKTFSLARRVARFNIPVLLLGETGAGKECVAQYIHAMAFNGNRTAPFIGINCAAIPESMLESTLFGYEKGAFTGAVNAVAGKFEMANNGTLLLDEIGDMTLALQAKLLRVLQERQVERLGSHRTIKLNFRLIASTNKNLEAEVAAGRFREDLFYRISVVPITVPALRLRPEDILPLAESFIKKYAHTIGKNITLSDTAKAALMNYPWPGNVRQLENVIQRGMILNQDGVIHASTLGIPFTADPETIDCSRASSLRQTVSASREDLQRHGRVAQYHYIADLMRKYQGNRTQIADCLGITPRALRYRLASMRKHGIEITF from the coding sequence ATGCCGACCTTTATTGCTCAGGCGCCTGCCAGCATTAAAACATTTTCGTTAGCCAGGCGCGTTGCCCGCTTTAATATCCCCGTACTGCTGCTCGGTGAAACAGGTGCAGGAAAAGAGTGCGTTGCGCAATATATCCACGCAATGGCATTTAACGGGAACCGTACCGCACCTTTCATCGGTATCAACTGCGCTGCTATTCCAGAGTCGATGCTGGAATCAACCCTTTTTGGCTATGAAAAAGGGGCCTTTACCGGTGCGGTTAACGCCGTGGCAGGGAAATTTGAGATGGCAAACAACGGCACGCTGCTGCTGGATGAAATCGGTGATATGACGCTGGCATTGCAGGCAAAGCTGCTTCGCGTATTGCAGGAGCGCCAGGTCGAGCGTCTCGGCAGCCATCGCACCATTAAACTTAATTTTCGCCTGATCGCCAGCACCAATAAAAACCTTGAGGCAGAGGTCGCAGCAGGGCGTTTTCGCGAGGATCTTTTCTATCGCATTTCCGTTGTGCCTATTACCGTGCCGGCTTTACGTCTGCGCCCTGAAGATATTCTGCCGCTGGCTGAGTCCTTTATAAAAAAATATGCCCATACGATTGGCAAAAATATCACCCTGTCGGACACCGCAAAGGCAGCGCTAATGAACTACCCCTGGCCCGGCAACGTGCGCCAGCTTGAAAACGTGATACAGCGCGGCATGATTTTAAACCAGGACGGCGTTATTCACGCCAGCACGCTGGGGATCCCCTTTACAGCAGATCCAGAAACCATTGATTGCTCGCGGGCATCCAGCCTGCGTCAAACCGTTAGTGCGAGCCGGGAAGATTTACAGCGGCACGGGCGCGTCGCGCAGTATCACTATATTGCCGATCTGATGCGCAAATACCAGGGCAACCGCACGCAAATTGCCGACTGCTTAGGGATTACGCCGCGCGCGCTGCGCTACCGGCTCGCCTCAATGCGTAAGCATGGCATAGAGATAACCTTCTGA